The DNA region GGGGATCGCCCAGTACATCGCGGTGGGAATGCTCGTGAAGCCGGACTCCGGCCCCTCGATCAGGTACATCGCCGATCCGACGATCAGGTCGAGGGTCAGCACGGTCGCGAGAAAGACCAGCACTTTGGCGCGGCTCATGCGCAGCGAGGTGAGCAGCAGGTTCTGCTCGCCGAGGAACCGGCCCAGCTTGAAGACGCGGAACACGCGCAGCAGTCGGAAGGCCCGGATCACCAGCAGCGACTCGGCGCCCGGCAGCACCAGGGACATGTAGCTCGGCAGGATCGCGAGCAGGTCCACGAGCCCGAAGAAGCTCCTGGCGTAGCGGAGCGGCCGCTCCACGACGGCCAGGCGCGCGAGGTACTCGGCGCTGAAGAGCACGGTGAAGATCCACTCGGCGACCCGCAGCTCGGCGCCGGCGGCGGCGCGAACCGACGCGACGCTCTCGAGCATCACGGCCAGCACGCTGGCGAGGATCAGCGCCAGAAGCACCACGTCGAAGGCCTTCCCCGGCGCGGTGTCGGCCTCGAAGATGATCTGGCGCCAGCGCTCGCGCGTCGTCACGCTGCCTGCTCTTCCGTCGCGCCTGCGGATCCCACGGCCGCCAAGCATACCCGCTCAGCGAAAGCCGCGATTGGCCTGCTCGGCCGCCTCGTTCATCGGCCGCGCCACCAGACCCGACGGGCCGATCGTCACGCGGTAGCGCGCGCCGTCCGCCATGGGCAGGTAGGTCGCGCTGCCGTACAGCGCGTCGATGAAAGGCAGCCAGCGCGGCTTGGATCGCGCGAGCGCCCAGAGATCGACGATCGGCGCCTCGGCCAGGGAGTGGACGCTACGCTGCGCCGT from Deltaproteobacteria bacterium includes:
- a CDS encoding ion transporter, with protein sequence MLGGRGIRRRDGRAGSVTTRERWRQIIFEADTAPGKAFDVVLLALILASVLAVMLESVASVRAAAGAELRVAEWIFTVLFSAEYLARLAVVERPLRYARSFFGLVDLLAILPSYMSLVLPGAESLLVIRAFRLLRVFRVFKLGRFLGEQNLLLTSLRMSRAKVLVFLATVLTLDLIVGSAMYLIEGPESGFTSIPTAMYWAIP